The DNA region GGCTCGCTACACCAGGAAGTTTTGTGTTCCAACAAGGACTGTCCAATCTTCTACATGCGGAAGAAGTGTCAGAAAGACGTTTTGAATCAAGCGGAGGAGCTAAAAAAGTGGGACGCGGCTGCCTGGTGAGACAATGTGACACGGAGTTAGGCATTAgtaatttatttttttctagaTGCGCGGAGCAATATGTAAGCAAGCAACATGGTGGTTATGGTGACAAATTGTCACCGGAGTTAAGAGACACAACTTTGTGATACGTAAGATAGCTCACTCGGCCTCCTCAAGTCCCGGCTTATATAACAGAAACGTGCAAGGCTAAATGACGCGAGGTAGGCACCCTTGTTGAGACTAGAACCCGAGCCGTCCGAAACCCGTCTAGTAATTTCCTCTCGGCTCGGTTAGCGCGTGCTtataaatttttttagctcCGATCCCGAATATAGCGCAAGCAGACGGGATTAAGCCGGTATTAAATTACTAAGTCGCAAGTATAAAAAACGCAGCATCCCCATCGTGGTCGTCACCATGACTCAAAGCTATCCACTCGACTACGCAAGCAAGGCAGACACATATTATCTGGCTTCCAAAGTGAAAGCCAAGCTCACCAAAGAAGCCGTTAAGAACGACATCAACCTTCATAGACTCGTGTGCCAGGCAAACCTCCTAGACAACCTGATCGATAAGCTGAACGCTGCAGAAGAAAGCAAAGGACGTAGGGTGTCCTTCGACAACATTACCAGTGAGAGGCGCGTGCAATTGGTGGAGCCTGTGAAGCCCAAGCTCACGAATCCTCAAcaagacgacgacgattATTATAGCGACAGCGATAGTGACTCTGATGAAGACTACGACTACTACGAAgtgagcgacgacgaggacagCTCACTATACATGAACCATGAGCTGAATGGATCGACAGTGACGATAACAACAGAATGCGTGGATTCCGATGAAGAAGACGATGTGCCCTCCCtctcaagctgctcgagcgAAAGCGAGTCTGAATACGATACCGATGAGGAGGCGGACCACGTTCGTGTGCAGCACGTTGAGCATGCTGACAGAGCGAAGATCGAGGCTGCGCACAATTTGATGAGCCTACGGAGAAATTTAGTGGAGTGTATATGAGTCATGTATATAGAGATCACTAACGCGTTACGATTTACGATTCGGAAGAAGGATGTTTCGGCATCCCTCGGTAAAACTGCTCGGGAACAAAAATTCGCGGGGATAAAATATTTCGGAGGGAATTAAATTGCTGCCCGTGTAAGGGTGCGAAGTCTTCGGATCAGCCAGGTTTTTTTCCGTCGAGACCCTCCGCAATCGCTTCCGGTCGCGCGAACGCAGAAATTCACAGCCAATCAACAAATAGTTTTTTGTAATAAATAAGAATAAAAGTGACCATCTCCCCAGTTGTTTCTTCGTCATGTTCAAATCGATAATTCGTTCCCGTGGCATGGCCACCCAGGCTACTGCCCAAAGACTCAAAACGTTCAAGATCTACAGATGGTCCCCAGACACTCCGGACAAGAAGCCATACATGCAAGAGTACAAGATTGATCTGAACCAGTGTGGTCCGATGGTGTTGGACGCcatcatcaaaatcaagaacGAGCAGGATGCCACGCTCACTTTCAGAAGAAGCTGCAGAGAAGGAATTTGCGGCTCGTGTGCCATGAACATTGGCGGTCAGAACACCCTGGCCTGTCTGTGCAAAATCGACCAAGACACCTCCAAGGAGACTAAAATATATCCACTTCCACACATGTACATCGTGAGAGACTTGGTGCCGGACCTCACGCACTTTTACAAACAGTACAAGTCGATTCAGCCATACCTGCAGACCAAAAACAAGCCAGCCGATGGCAAGGAAAACCTGCAAAGCGAGGAGGACAGAAAGAAGTTGGACGGATTGTACGAGTGTATTTTGTGTGCTTGCTGCAGTACCTCGTGTCCTTCCTACTGGTGGAACCAGCAAGAATATCTCGGACCTGCCGTGCTGATGCAAGCCTACAGATGGCTCGTGGATTCTAGAGACGAGGCCACCAAGAGCAGAAAAGAGATGTTGCAAAATTCTATGTCCCTGTACAGATGCCACACCATCATGAACTGTGCGCGTACCTGTCCTAAGGGCCTGAATCCGGGTAAGGCGATCGCGGAGATTAAGAAACAATTAGCATTTGACTGAAATAtttaaattaaatatttaTATGAAAGAGAACGTATTCGAGAACAACGTTGCGCAATTGGCGCACTACATCCGCCATAAGTGCACCAATGTTCGCACTGAACGAGTAGACGGCAAGGTACGTTATAAGGAAGTTCAAAAGGCGGACCCCGATAGCCATGCTAACAGCAGACGGTGATCTTTGCTCTGGCGTGCCGAGACAACATACAGCTCGAGATCGttgtttttttccaccagacATACGCGGCACCCTTGCTGACGTTCCGCATGTGGCAGCTGCAAATTTTGGACGACATCGAGACTCGCAGTCTCGTTTTCGATCAGACCCTGATAGAGAAGCTCCTCACCCGCGAGGGTTCACTAagagtcgatcgacgcgtgGACCCTGTGATCACGATAGTGGACCATCCTGTGCTGGGAAAGCCGTTCTACCAGCTGCATCCGTGTCAGAGTGCTCAGTTACTGGAGGATGTTGGCTTGCAGGGTCCAGATTCGCTCGaattttggtggaatttCTATTCGTCGGTGCTGATATGATTGGCCgagataaataaattattgCTGATTTTTATAACTCGCCCAAGCATGGCATCTTCTTTCAACCAAACACGAACGCAGATTGTTGGCGTGGAAAACCAGTTGGCTGGTCTTTTGGCAAGCTATAGCTCGTTTGCATCCGCACCGGGGCCCGAACCAAGTGCTGACGAGGAACAGCTCGAGCGCAAAATCAACGACACATTCACTAATCTCTCGGCGTTGGTCAAGGAGCTTAATCGGGTAGTGGACTCGCAATCGCTCAACAACACCATTTCCGCATCAAAGATGCAGCAATTGGCGCGTCACAGGGAGAACCTCAACCAGTATACGATCGATTTCAATCGAATTAAGTCTACAATCAAACAGGAACgtgataaaataaatttacTTTCTTTCGTTCGCACAGACATAGAGGACCACCAGAGACGTGTGGACAGTTCTGGTGTTTCGGACGGCGAGGATGGATACATGTTGAATGAGCGTCTGCGGCTGAACCAGCAACACAGTGCCATGGATACCCTACTGAGCCAGGTGTTCGAGACTAGAGACGAGATCCTCAGACAGCGCAATGTTTTGAGCAGTGTTGGCAACCGGCTTCAGCGGTCACTAAGCACGATGCCGGGGCTGAAAGTGCTGCTTTCCAAGATCAACACCCGCAGAAAGCGCGATTCGCTAATTATCGCCGGTGTCATGGTCACATGCATAATTTTGCTGTGGTTTTTAGCATAGGTAAGATTGACGAAATGAAAAGTAGATGTATATTTTGGCGTCGGTCGACGCAGTTTTTATTTTGTAATTTATTGTATGGACGCCCTTGTTGAGCAGTACGCAAGTGGCCTAGAAGAAGCCATTTTGGCATTTGCTGGCAGGCTCGATTCTAAGGACATAAGAGAGAGCTTGTACTACGAGAATCCTGAGTTTACTGCCGCAGTGGATGCCTCGTTCAGCACGCTAAACATAGACACTCTTATAGTGGACAAAATCTTACTATTCAACGGGATCTTCACCAAATGTCATTTGAAACTTGAGGGATCAGAGCAGGAAGGTTCCAAAGACCCAGAGCTGTATTTAGCACAGatgcttcttcttttggATTCCTCAATCTACCTATCCTTTGTGAAATACTCTGGCCTCAATCCTGTACCCATGCAGACCCTGAACTCTATCATGATACTGAGTCCTACAGATTTTGTTGTGGATACGTTTGGTCCggtttttttctcgcaCAGGTCCGTCGACAGACGGCTCAGACTGACTCTTCACAATACGCTAGTTGGAAAAGCCAAGCCAGGCTCAACGCTGTTGCAGATCGGCAACGTTCTGCTCCCTCGACTGCTTGGACAACTGGAGTCGCACGATGTATTTGCTGCTCAGCTGATGGTTTTTATCACTAATGCCTTTGATATCAACGACAAATTGCTGCTGACCAGCGACTGGAAGCTGAACGACTTTAATAAAACATACCTCGAGTTCTCCAAGTCCCGCAAGTGGCCGTCTAACGCCAACAGAAACCCAGGCCGCCGCACAAACGACGCCTTCCAGGAGTA from Ogataea parapolymorpha DL-1 chromosome V, whole genome shotgun sequence includes:
- a CDS encoding Succinate dehydrogenase [ubiquinone] iron-sulfur subunit, mitochondrial, which produces MFKSIIRSRGMATQATAQRLKTFKIYRWSPDTPDKKPYMQEYKIDLNQCGPMVLDAIIKIKNEQDATLTFRRSCREGICGSCAMNIGGQNTLACLCKIDQDTSKETKIYPLPHMYIVRDLVPDLTHFYKQYKSIQPYLQTKNKPADGKENLQSEEDRKKLDGLYECILCACCSTSCPSYWWNQQEYLGPAVLMQAYRWLVDSRDEATKSRKEMLQNSMSLYRCHTIMNCARTCPKGLNPGKAIAEIKKQLAFD
- a CDS encoding Ubiquitin-like-conjugating enzyme ATG10, whose translation is MKENVFENNVAQLAHYIRHKCTNVRTERVDGKTVIFALACRDNIQLEIVVFFHQTYAAPLLTFRMWQLQILDDIETRSLVFDQTLIEKLLTREGSLRVDRRVDPVITIVDHPVLGKPFYQLHPCQSAQLLEDVGLQGPDSLEFWWNFYSSVLI